CCAACCGAAGTGGGCCGAAGAGACCGGGCGTATCTTGTCTGTTGGGCGGTTTCTTCAGGATCCACGCCCGCCGGCGAGCCACTTTGATCCTCCCGCCGCCTTTGTGGGGGCTCGGCGCGCGATCGCCGCGCTGATCCGAGGTCCAGGCGATCAATCTGGCCTCTTAGAGGCCGCCCCGCTGGGAGAGTGGATACGCAACCACGAGTCGTTCCCGGGGCTCATTGAGCAGTACCTCGATGCCTACGCTGCGTGGCTGAAGGCGAGCCCAGAGGTCGCGACGTGGTCCGACGTCGTTGCTGTAGCTTCTCTGGAGCCGGGCGGTCGCTCCTTGTCCCGAGTGCCTGACGCGATCCTGCTCTCGCCTCTGCATCCCTTGCGGTTGGCTTGGCACGCTGTAGCCCAGGGCGTGCTGGATGCGTCGGCATCAAGCAGCCGGCCTTGCCCGGCAGCTGGCGTACTCGACCCCGGCATGGTGCCAGACATCCTTCGGATGCCGATTATCTCCCCCGAAGGTATTGAGCACATCCCATTCCTGGCCGTTGAGTCCAACTCCGACTACTGGTCTGTCCTCTGGAACGGGACGCGCCTGCGCACGTTGCCAGAGCGTTCTCGATCCGCGCCTTTCGGCCCGGCGCTTGGTATTTCGGTTGGCGGAATCTCCACGGGCTTTAGTGCCAGTCAGGTGGAACGCGCGCTCGATGACGTCTCGAATGTGCTTTGCGCCAAGCCGATCATAAGCGTCGTTGTTAATAGCGCAGGAGGCGCGACCGACTCGTGCAACGAGGGCCTCGTGGCGTGGTCGGGCGCCCGCTACGCCGAGGGAGGCAAGCCGGTCAGGCGGCACGCATCCGGCCCCCGGCGCCTTGATGTATTTGACACAAGAACGGAGGCTGCGAGGCCGGACGAGGCCACGATTGCCAATCTCTCTGAGGACACCAGGAACCATGTCAGGTGGTTTTCGGGGCATCCACCGGGCGTTGGCCTTGACTTGGGCATTATCGCGCAGCTCGATTCCTCGGAACCTGAGGCTTCGGAGACGCCTTCGCTGTCAGCGCTTGGGGCTGGAGGTCTCATTCGCCATCGGGTACGCCGCCAGCTTCCGGGCTATTTCCTAAGCGAATCCCGGCAGGCGCGACCGGCCGGGACTTCGGGCGATCCTCTGGCAGACAAGGTTGCCGCTTGCATCGGGGCTTTGGAGAACACGAGTGTGCAGCCCGCAGGGCTTCGCTTCGCACCAAACGTCCATGCAATTAGCGACATGCTCGAGGAGAAGAAGACCGATTTTGTAGCCGTTTCGTCATCTGCGGTGGACCCGGCTTGCTTTCTCGGAGGCTGGCTCCCGCAATCCTACCTGTGGGACTATGACCTTCCCTCCTATTCGCACCGCGCCGGCGACACCAACGGCTATTATCTTTTGTCGCGAGTGAAGGCTTCGGACCGCGATGGCCTGAGAAAGGTACTATCCCGGCTCCCCGGCTGCGAAACGCTCGACGATGCACGGGTGGAAGACATCCTGCTTGAAGTCGCGCGCCGCGGAATCCCAACGATCCGCGGGCTCGCCGGCGACGATACCGGAGCAACAGGGGATTTAGGTCTTTTCGTTGCCGCCCGCCTCTTGCAGGACCGGTTCCGACTAGGGTCAAGCGCCAACAGCCTTATGCCCGTGATCGGCGGAAGTAGTGACCAACCAACAATCTCCTTGGTGATCCCGGTCGACCCATTCCGGGGATATCTCGATGACCTTTCTCGAGCGTTGAACAAGGATCGGCCTGACGCGACGTTGGCGCGGCCGGACCTCCTGGTCGTTGGCATCACCTTGGGTTCAGGGAAGACCCATATCCACCTTACTCCCGTCGAGGTGAAATGCCGCCTGGGCTCCGTCTTTCCGGCAGCCGACGTAAAGGACGCCCTAGGGCAGGCAAGATCCCTGGCGGACCTGCTTTCCGAACTAGCGGAGGACCACGACGCTCTGTCGGCTTGGCGTCTCGCCTACCAGCACCTCCTCCTGTCGATCATCGGCTTCGGGATGAGGGTGTATAGTGCGCATCAGGATCTGGTGGGCGCCTCGGCCGATTGGGCTGGCTTCCATGAGAGGATCGCCGGCGCTGTCCTAGGGGTAAATGGAGACGTCACTATCGACCGCCGTGGGCGTCTTATCGTCGTCGATGACACGGTCATCAGCGATGCAGTAGATCGGGACGGCGACGGCTTTGAAGAGACGATGATCATAGGGATGCGCGACGCTGAACGGATCGTGGCGGGTGACGCGCAGGGGTTCTACGATAGCGTCCGCGCGAAGATTGCCGACTGGTCGATGGGAGCGAGGTGCGCGGACCACGCCCGCGTCCCCGGCGGCGCTGCTGTCGCCGCCGATCCTTTGGACCTCATCTCCGAACCGTTCGACCTGACCGATCCCGAAGTTAACGGGGCTAATGGCGTTGTTATTTCTCCGACCGGCTCCGCGCCAGCGCCGGAGGCCAAGGATGCACCGACGCAACCGGACCCCAGTCTCGACGATAGCGGCGTCAAGCTTGCAGTCGGGATAACAGTCGACGGGTTTGAGCGCCGCGACGTCTCGCTTCTATTGTCGGACACCAGACTCAATCAGCTCAACATGGGCGTCGTAGGCGATCTTGGCACGGGGAAGACGCAGCTCCTAAAATCACTGGTCTTCCAGATTGCTTCTTCTGCACCAAGCAACAGGGGGATAAAGCCGCGCATTCTGATCTTCGACTATAAGCGCGACTACAGCAGCGGCGACTTCGTCAAGGCCACGGGTGCGAGGGTCGTGAAGCCTTATCGTCTTCCTCTCAATCTTTTCGATACGGCTGGAATGGAAGACTCGATGGTGCCCTGGCTCGATCGCTTTCGGTTCTTCGCCGATGTGCTCGATAAGATCTATTCGGGGATCGGTCCGGTCCAGCGGGATAAGTTGAAGCGCGCGGTGAAAACCGCCTATGAAAATTGTGCTGGGCGCGCGCCGACCATCTATGATGTCCATGCCGCATATGCCGACTTGTTGGATGGCAAATCAGATTCCCCGATGTCGATCATCGATGACTTGGTCGACATGGAAATCTTCGAGCCCGACCCGGCAAAGACCAAGCCATTTGCCGACTTCCTCGATGGCGCCGTGGTGATTTCGCTTGATGCGCTGGGCCAGGACGATCGCAGCAAGAACATGCTGGTCGCCGTCATGCTGAACATGTTT
This genomic window from Aureimonas sp. OT7 contains:
- a CDS encoding ATP-binding protein, giving the protein MSKLVDWLAGEILSRVAETAAGGESRLIFHGPPLEILGQVYERLTAGTAGLGLPILLQIPQHEPDGTNPPIGASGRCDETHLLDLRNSPNASSYLALVPPRQHAIRSVSSTTDEFGVSGACNGANVPFDEWWADSFVQKAIGASLETTKISAELRDSGAELVQRAMRAMDDVDPDKDSRRAAWRLLSRVFAVGDGSLAAARGISLACGVPPMSGDKLSPSEQHASLDGVAAALSDGFRSGLADAFDAAATDQKLLLEAFLQHIRSTCDVPTALERAPEAFYAPDGGLGLIDPPAWWMGLTAELWAELLSDEPEITGDIRLECLNPLLPASKGVPLLVERDVQLAIRAGTEGEEPVAVTLGRSPGKNVGGFPGVVDVEGGAEFTDASPPPHRSPIQYKASAENHKLASIKVISLETWLPGIFVACRLARKITAPKAPARRTRGANWESSISLPGPGRYELLIFMSPGTTAGGRATGTAGGEGNGGDESQELVLREMRPGLHQLEVEADGSYQFDIAFERALPNGKIASETCRVFLSCEDVVEDGCKSEFERLIKLNRRQVDPTGSKPVVQLNRSARTSSLQAWMLQDEDVSQSYLPLVLAEDYGEQWVQPKWAEETGRILSVGRFLQDPRPPASHFDPPAAFVGARRAIAALIRGPGDQSGLLEAAPLGEWIRNHESFPGLIEQYLDAYAAWLKASPEVATWSDVVAVASLEPGGRSLSRVPDAILLSPLHPLRLAWHAVAQGVLDASASSSRPCPAAGVLDPGMVPDILRMPIISPEGIEHIPFLAVESNSDYWSVLWNGTRLRTLPERSRSAPFGPALGISVGGISTGFSASQVERALDDVSNVLCAKPIISVVVNSAGGATDSCNEGLVAWSGARYAEGGKPVRRHASGPRRLDVFDTRTEAARPDEATIANLSEDTRNHVRWFSGHPPGVGLDLGIIAQLDSSEPEASETPSLSALGAGGLIRHRVRRQLPGYFLSESRQARPAGTSGDPLADKVAACIGALENTSVQPAGLRFAPNVHAISDMLEEKKTDFVAVSSSAVDPACFLGGWLPQSYLWDYDLPSYSHRAGDTNGYYLLSRVKASDRDGLRKVLSRLPGCETLDDARVEDILLEVARRGIPTIRGLAGDDTGATGDLGLFVAARLLQDRFRLGSSANSLMPVIGGSSDQPTISLVIPVDPFRGYLDDLSRALNKDRPDATLARPDLLVVGITLGSGKTHIHLTPVEVKCRLGSVFPAADVKDALGQARSLADLLSELAEDHDALSAWRLAYQHLLLSIIGFGMRVYSAHQDLVGASADWAGFHERIAGAVLGVNGDVTIDRRGRLIVVDDTVISDAVDRDGDGFEETMIIGMRDAERIVAGDAQGFYDSVRAKIADWSMGARCADHARVPGGAAVAADPLDLISEPFDLTDPEVNGANGVVISPTGSAPAPEAKDAPTQPDPSLDDSGVKLAVGITVDGFERRDVSLLLSDTRLNQLNMGVVGDLGTGKTQLLKSLVFQIASSAPSNRGIKPRILIFDYKRDYSSGDFVKATGARVVKPYRLPLNLFDTAGMEDSMVPWLDRFRFFADVLDKIYSGIGPVQRDKLKRAVKTAYENCAGRAPTIYDVHAAYADLLDGKSDSPMSIIDDLVDMEIFEPDPAKTKPFADFLDGAVVISLDALGQDDRSKNMLVAVMLNMFYENMLRTPKRPFIGTTPQLRAIDSYLLVDEADNIMRYEFDVLRKLLLQGREFGCGVILASQYLRHFKVNATDYREPLLTWFVHKVPNVTAAELSALGLASSAGEIAERIKGLPNHHCLYKSFDVPGQVVKGLPFYELMANKAEG